In the Kribbella sp. NBC_00482 genome, one interval contains:
- the gltX gene encoding glutamate--tRNA ligase, with protein MTDAVLGDLEPSAVRVRFPPSPTGLLTVGNIRSALFNWAFAKHFGGKLVLRIEDTDTARNTAEGYRYTYDALRWLGLTWDEGPEAGGDFGPYLQSERMDIYSDVVAKLMAAGKAYHCYCSQEELDQRREAARTAGQHSGYDGHCRDLSPEQVQAYVDEGRRPVVRLRMPDHPIVFDDLVRGEITFLPENLGDYVLVRANGYPLYPLVNPVDDALMEITHVLRGEDLLPSTPRQIALYEALADIGVGSGRTPRFGHLPFVMGEGNKRLSKRDKGSGLTEYVDRGFLPEGLLNYLALLGWSIADDRDVFTMAEMVEAFDIRKVNSNAARFDPKKCEAINAAHMRLLPQEEFAQRMIPFLATAGVLPEQPSEEQLAVLRAAVPLVQERMDTLSESDEMLGFLFVSEDRFTVDPDAAAKVLTGDAVAVLDAASKALAHVEWTTEAIEAALRASLIDGLGLKPKNAFGPVRVAISGRRISPPLFESLELLGREKSLHRLERARRTT; from the coding sequence GTGACTGACGCCGTACTGGGCGACCTGGAGCCGAGTGCCGTGAGGGTCCGGTTCCCACCGTCCCCGACCGGCCTTCTGACCGTCGGCAACATCCGCAGCGCGCTGTTCAACTGGGCCTTCGCGAAGCACTTCGGCGGCAAGCTGGTGCTCCGCATCGAGGACACCGACACGGCTCGCAACACCGCGGAGGGCTACCGGTACACGTACGACGCGCTGCGCTGGCTCGGCCTGACCTGGGACGAGGGCCCCGAGGCCGGCGGCGACTTCGGTCCGTACCTGCAGTCCGAGCGGATGGACATCTACTCGGACGTCGTCGCCAAACTGATGGCGGCCGGCAAGGCGTACCACTGCTACTGCTCGCAGGAGGAGCTCGACCAGCGCCGCGAGGCCGCCCGCACGGCCGGTCAGCACAGCGGGTACGACGGCCACTGCCGCGACCTCTCGCCCGAGCAGGTCCAGGCGTACGTCGACGAAGGCCGGCGGCCCGTGGTGCGGCTGCGGATGCCGGACCACCCGATCGTGTTCGACGACCTGGTCCGCGGCGAGATCACCTTCCTGCCGGAGAACCTCGGCGACTACGTCCTGGTCCGCGCGAACGGCTACCCGCTCTACCCGCTGGTGAACCCGGTCGACGACGCGCTGATGGAGATCACCCACGTGCTCCGCGGCGAGGACCTGCTGCCGTCGACACCCCGCCAGATCGCGCTGTACGAGGCGCTCGCGGACATCGGGGTCGGCAGCGGCCGGACGCCGCGCTTCGGGCACCTGCCGTTCGTGATGGGCGAGGGGAACAAGCGGCTGTCCAAGCGGGACAAGGGGTCCGGGCTGACGGAGTACGTCGACCGCGGGTTCCTGCCCGAGGGGCTGCTGAACTACCTGGCGCTGCTCGGCTGGTCGATCGCCGACGACCGCGACGTGTTCACGATGGCGGAGATGGTCGAGGCCTTCGACATCCGCAAGGTGAACTCGAACGCGGCCCGTTTCGACCCGAAGAAGTGCGAGGCGATCAACGCCGCGCACATGCGGCTGCTCCCCCAGGAGGAGTTCGCGCAGCGGATGATCCCGTTCCTGGCCACGGCCGGGGTGCTTCCGGAGCAGCCGTCCGAGGAGCAGCTCGCGGTACTGCGGGCCGCCGTACCGCTCGTGCAGGAGCGGATGGACACGCTGTCGGAGTCCGACGAGATGCTCGGCTTCCTGTTCGTCTCCGAGGACCGGTTCACGGTCGACCCGGACGCCGCCGCGAAGGTCCTGACCGGTGACGCCGTTGCCGTACTGGATGCCGCGTCGAAGGCGCTTGCCCACGTGGAGTGGACGACCGAGGCGATCGAGGCCGCGCTGCGGGCGTCGCTGATCGACGGGCTCGGGCTGAAGCCGAAGAACGCGTTCGGCCCGGTCCGGGTCGCGATCTCCGGCCGCCGGATCTCGCCGCCGCTGTTCGAGTCACTGGAACTGCTCGGGCGGGAGAAGTCCCTGCACCGGCTCGAGCGCGCACGCCGTACGACGTGA
- a CDS encoding CPBP family intramembrane glutamic endopeptidase, whose translation MSKQTTPYQRLLDNDVTPRAFVVLGSFTILVGWMITGLVIQTVQISIRKDPEGTLSWFGLLGINLTLISLIPLSMLVARALNKQTPGLLSSVVGRLRWRPLAWFALVSVALELVAFTIIQVFDVPLATGERHGGGMATDAIAVIAVTLLTSPIQAAGEEYFFRGYLLQAVGSFVRTSLVAVIVTGVLFTAAHGIWPWESPALFVDRLVFGLIAGLLVVRTGGLEAGIASHAANNVVTFVFAAMTDTVGASLGVKDAPWPLVAVDVVKFVAFGAIAWWMSGRMKLAAESGLPLTALPVGGPGRV comes from the coding sequence ATGAGCAAGCAGACCACGCCGTACCAGCGGCTGCTCGACAACGACGTCACGCCGCGTGCGTTCGTCGTCCTCGGCTCGTTCACGATCCTGGTCGGCTGGATGATCACCGGCCTCGTGATCCAGACCGTGCAGATCTCGATCCGGAAGGACCCGGAGGGGACGCTGTCCTGGTTCGGGTTGCTGGGCATCAACCTGACCCTGATCTCGTTGATCCCGCTGTCGATGCTCGTCGCGCGGGCGCTGAACAAGCAGACACCGGGCCTGCTGTCGTCAGTGGTCGGCCGGCTGCGGTGGCGTCCGCTGGCCTGGTTCGCGCTGGTGTCGGTCGCGCTCGAGCTGGTGGCGTTCACGATCATCCAGGTCTTCGACGTCCCGCTCGCCACCGGCGAGCGCCACGGCGGCGGCATGGCGACGGACGCGATCGCGGTCATCGCGGTCACGTTGCTGACCTCGCCGATCCAGGCCGCGGGGGAGGAGTACTTCTTCCGCGGGTACCTGCTGCAGGCCGTCGGGTCGTTCGTCCGGACCTCGCTGGTGGCGGTGATCGTCACCGGGGTGCTGTTCACCGCCGCGCACGGGATCTGGCCGTGGGAGAGCCCGGCGCTGTTCGTGGACCGGCTCGTGTTCGGTCTGATCGCGGGACTGCTCGTCGTCCGGACCGGCGGACTGGAGGCCGGGATCGCGTCGCACGCGGCGAACAACGTGGTCACGTTCGTGTTCGCCGCGATGACCGACACGGTCGGGGCGAGCCTCGGCGTGAAGGACGCGCCGTGGCCGCTGGTTGCAGTCGACGTGGTGAAGTTCGTGGCGTTCGGTGCGATCGCGTGGTGGATGTCCGGGCGGATGAAGCTGGCGGCCGAATCCGGGTTGCCGCTGACCGCGTTGCCGGTCGGCGGCCCGGGACGGGTGTGA
- a CDS encoding response regulator transcription factor, producing the protein MRLLVVEDERQLAAALKWGLESHGFTVDVVHTGPEALWAADENTYAAILLDVMLPGLNGYRVCQSLRQSGHSTPIMMLTAKDGEYDEAEGLDTGADDYLTKPFSYVVLVARIRALMRRGGAAQGTLEVGDLLLDPAARTCRRGERTIELTAREFAILECLARRRDLVVTKREILEQVWDANYDGDVNVVEVHVSSLRRKIDQPFGRQTLQTVRGMGYRLTGSHHA; encoded by the coding sequence GTGCGGCTCTTGGTAGTTGAGGACGAACGTCAACTCGCGGCGGCGTTGAAGTGGGGCCTGGAGTCGCACGGTTTCACCGTCGACGTCGTACACACCGGCCCCGAGGCGCTGTGGGCTGCGGACGAGAACACGTACGCCGCGATCCTCCTCGACGTGATGCTGCCCGGCCTCAACGGCTACCGGGTGTGCCAGAGCCTCCGCCAGAGCGGCCACAGCACACCGATCATGATGCTGACCGCCAAGGACGGCGAGTACGACGAGGCCGAAGGCCTGGACACCGGCGCCGACGACTACCTCACCAAGCCATTCTCGTACGTCGTCCTGGTCGCGCGGATCCGCGCGCTGATGCGGCGGGGCGGCGCGGCCCAGGGCACGTTGGAGGTCGGCGACCTCCTCCTCGACCCCGCCGCCCGGACCTGCCGGCGGGGCGAGCGCACGATCGAGCTGACCGCCCGGGAGTTCGCGATCCTCGAGTGCCTGGCCCGGCGCCGCGACCTGGTCGTCACCAAGCGTGAGATCCTCGAACAGGTCTGGGACGCCAACTACGACGGCGACGTGAACGTCGTCGAGGTGCACGTCAGCTCGCTGCGCCGCAAGATCGACCAGCCGTTCGGGCGGCAAACGCTGCAGACCGTCCGCGGGATGGGCTATCGCCTCACCGGCAGCCACCATGCGTAG
- a CDS encoding DUF2079 domain-containing protein, with protein sequence MLLVARSLAAVADRRARAWPSGILAGGFAAAYSWFALQRHRAYRSGGFDLGIFDQAVRSYAHGRLPVSTVRDPQLILLGDHFHPILIVLAPFYRLFPAAETLLIAQALLFAVSVFPITRLACTTLGTRAGLVIGTCYGLSWGLLNAITFDFHEIAFAVPLIAFALTEFLYGRPGRAVAIAAPLVLVKEDLGLTLAVLGLLLALRPATRQLGLLTAAGGTAASLLSVFVVIPAFSAYGNYRYLGAGGLKPPEAALAGDFLSPGKLHLVLLLLLPSLFLALRSPLTLLLLPTLAWRLGSTYILYWIPTFHYDAVLMPILFCALVHSLTLLRPHWIGRRRRVVQPAIVTALAAACVTLFLQSSAAHGPGHRTAFTAAADRLIAKIPDGATVSTTDTIAPHLTSRTDVYLLKANRATEWTLAPYDSPELRLRGEVVVRDGDLVLMRDTGKGCPCLSR encoded by the coding sequence ATGCTGCTCGTCGCACGTTCTCTCGCAGCGGTCGCGGACCGTCGCGCCCGGGCCTGGCCGTCCGGGATCCTGGCCGGTGGTTTCGCCGCCGCCTATTCCTGGTTTGCGTTGCAGCGGCACCGGGCGTACCGGTCGGGCGGTTTCGACCTCGGCATCTTCGACCAGGCGGTACGCAGCTACGCCCACGGCCGGCTTCCGGTGTCCACGGTCCGGGACCCGCAGCTGATCCTGCTCGGCGACCATTTCCACCCGATTCTGATCGTCCTGGCTCCGTTCTACCGGCTCTTTCCGGCGGCCGAGACGCTGCTGATCGCGCAGGCGCTGCTGTTCGCGGTCTCGGTGTTCCCCATCACCCGGCTCGCCTGTACGACGCTCGGCACCAGAGCCGGCCTGGTCATCGGGACCTGCTACGGCCTGTCCTGGGGCCTGCTGAACGCGATCACGTTCGACTTCCACGAGATCGCGTTCGCCGTGCCGCTGATCGCCTTCGCGCTGACCGAGTTTCTGTACGGCCGGCCCGGGAGAGCTGTCGCGATCGCCGCACCGCTGGTCCTGGTCAAGGAGGACCTCGGGCTGACGCTCGCCGTACTGGGGCTACTGCTCGCCTTGCGCCCGGCGACTCGCCAGCTCGGCCTGCTCACTGCCGCCGGTGGAACCGCGGCGTCGCTCCTCAGCGTCTTCGTCGTCATCCCGGCCTTCAGTGCCTACGGCAACTACCGCTACCTGGGAGCAGGCGGACTAAAGCCACCCGAGGCCGCCTTGGCCGGAGACTTCCTGTCCCCGGGCAAGTTGCACCTGGTGCTGCTTCTGCTGCTGCCGTCGCTGTTCCTGGCGCTGAGATCCCCATTGACGCTGCTGCTGTTGCCGACGCTGGCGTGGCGGCTGGGGAGCACCTACATCCTCTACTGGATCCCGACCTTCCACTACGACGCCGTACTGATGCCGATCCTGTTCTGCGCGCTCGTCCACAGCCTGACCCTGCTGCGACCGCACTGGATCGGCCGGCGTCGCCGCGTCGTACAGCCCGCGATCGTCACCGCGCTGGCAGCGGCCTGCGTGACGCTGTTCCTCCAGTCCTCGGCCGCACACGGACCAGGGCATCGGACCGCGTTCACCGCGGCGGCGGACCGGTTGATCGCGAAGATCCCGGACGGCGCCACGGTGAGTACGACGGACACGATCGCGCCGCATCTGACGTCGCGGACCGACGTGTATCTGCTCAAGGCCAACCGCGCGACCGAGTGGACGCTGGCGCCGTACGACAGTCCAGAGCTCAGGCTCCGGGGCGAGGTGGTTGTCCGTGACGGCGACCTGGTCCTGATGCGAGACACCGGGAAGGGGTGTCCATGTCTGTCGCGGTGA
- a CDS encoding VOC family protein produces MTSDANVLHHVGLISRDLDAVIGQYEHLGFSFTPLTLPRIKLRPDGEPEFIGAGNRTAIFTHNYLEVLAIVDPSRWAEVTPEQKGPYNLDRPLSRYEGLHVMHFGTDDIEAVHERLVAEGVPTRGVHPYQRTVDTDEGPRPMRALAMGFPPEANPEALVQVAQHLTPELIFQERYQHHANGAVDVVELTVCGDDPQRYGALYASYTGHESTREGDVWTVDLGLSRVRVVSPDALPALIPGAELPAVPSLVNFTVAVTDLEATRDLLTDRDVPLDVAGDTVVVPASHGAGTAVSFTAT; encoded by the coding sequence ATGACCTCTGACGCCAACGTCCTGCACCACGTCGGGCTGATCAGCCGCGACCTTGATGCCGTCATAGGACAGTACGAGCACCTCGGGTTCTCGTTCACACCGCTGACCTTGCCGCGGATCAAGCTCCGGCCCGACGGCGAGCCGGAGTTCATCGGCGCCGGGAATCGGACCGCCATCTTCACCCACAACTACCTGGAAGTGCTGGCCATCGTCGATCCGTCCCGCTGGGCCGAGGTCACGCCGGAGCAGAAGGGCCCGTACAACCTGGACCGGCCGCTGTCGCGCTACGAGGGCCTGCACGTCATGCATTTCGGCACCGACGACATCGAGGCCGTACACGAGCGGCTGGTCGCCGAGGGCGTGCCGACCCGAGGCGTCCACCCGTACCAGCGGACGGTCGACACCGACGAAGGGCCGAGGCCGATGCGGGCCCTGGCGATGGGCTTCCCGCCCGAGGCCAACCCCGAGGCCCTGGTGCAGGTCGCGCAGCACCTCACCCCGGAGCTGATTTTCCAGGAGCGCTACCAGCACCACGCCAACGGCGCCGTCGACGTCGTCGAGCTCACCGTCTGTGGCGACGACCCGCAGCGGTACGGCGCGCTGTACGCGAGCTACACCGGCCACGAGTCCACCCGCGAGGGTGACGTGTGGACGGTCGACTTGGGGCTTTCGCGAGTACGGGTGGTCTCGCCGGACGCGCTGCCTGCTTTGATCCCCGGAGCCGAACTCCCGGCCGTTCCATCGCTGGTGAACTTCACCGTCGCAGTGACCGACCTGGAAGCGACTCGTGACTTGCTGACTGACCGCGACGTACCTCTCGACGTGGCCGGCGACACCGTTGTGGTGCCTGCCAGCCACGGTGCCGGTACCGCCGTGTCGTTCACCGCAACGTGA
- a CDS encoding 3-methyladenine DNA glycosylase has translation MSITLPVAEWSSYAEDHAARVDVLLADHLERRRRREAHPVEDFLFTYYPTRPNQLRVWHPGPGIRLEDAAAYGDRRGYVVVDGTAMLDPAEIERRADSITWIRRLLASTLDRQPQFGCFGLHEWAMVYRTPDVRHDAWPLRLGAEGTDQVVDSHKISCSHFDAFRFFTTPARPLNTLQPDRESQPALEQGGCLHANMDLYKWATKLMPFTPSALLLECFELARDIRTLDMRASPYDLAALGYSPVRIETPEGKAEYTATQRTFADRARPLRQQLTTLCDELLG, from the coding sequence ATGAGCATCACGCTGCCCGTTGCCGAGTGGTCGTCGTACGCCGAGGATCACGCCGCGCGCGTCGACGTACTGCTGGCGGACCACCTGGAACGGCGGCGCCGGCGGGAAGCGCATCCGGTCGAGGACTTCCTCTTCACCTACTACCCGACCCGGCCGAACCAGCTCCGCGTCTGGCATCCGGGACCTGGGATCCGGCTGGAAGACGCGGCTGCGTACGGCGATCGGCGCGGGTACGTCGTCGTCGACGGGACGGCGATGCTCGATCCCGCCGAGATCGAACGCCGCGCGGACAGCATCACGTGGATCCGCCGGTTGCTCGCGTCGACGCTCGATCGGCAGCCGCAGTTCGGGTGCTTCGGTCTGCACGAGTGGGCGATGGTCTACCGGACTCCCGACGTACGGCATGACGCTTGGCCGCTCCGGCTAGGTGCCGAGGGCACCGATCAGGTCGTGGACTCGCACAAGATCAGCTGTTCGCACTTCGACGCGTTCCGGTTCTTCACGACTCCTGCGCGCCCACTGAACACGCTCCAACCCGACCGCGAATCGCAGCCCGCCTTGGAACAAGGCGGCTGCCTGCACGCGAACATGGACCTCTACAAATGGGCGACCAAGCTGATGCCCTTCACCCCCAGCGCACTGCTCCTGGAGTGCTTCGAGCTCGCCCGCGACATCCGCACCCTCGACATGCGCGCATCGCCGTACGACCTGGCCGCCCTCGGCTACTCCCCCGTGCGGATCGAAACCCCTGAAGGCAAAGCGGAGTACACCGCCACCCAACGCACCTTCGCCGACCGCGCCCGCCCCCTCCGCCAGCAACTGACGACCCTCTGCGACGAGCTACTCGGCTAA
- a CDS encoding fumarylacetoacetate hydrolase family protein: protein MRIARFSVDDEPKYGVVETDDPEGLVGTVNVLDSDPLYRSAQFTGEKLQLADVRLLAPVIPRSKVVCVGRNYAAHAEELGNDVPQQPMIFLKPNTSVIGPRDGIVYPEQTNDLHFEGELAIVIGRICRDLPKERVNEVIFGYTIANDVTARDLQKSDGQWARAKGFDTFCPLGPWITTELDASDLRVSTELNGEPKQDGRTSQFIFDIPEVLAYITAFTTLLPGDVVLTGTPAGVGPMLPGDEVSVSIEGIGTLTNKVIVRD from the coding sequence GTGCGTATCGCCAGATTCTCCGTGGACGACGAGCCCAAGTACGGCGTCGTCGAGACCGACGACCCCGAAGGCCTCGTCGGTACTGTCAACGTCCTCGACTCGGACCCGCTCTACCGGTCGGCGCAGTTCACCGGGGAGAAGCTGCAGCTCGCGGACGTCCGGCTGCTGGCGCCGGTGATCCCGCGCAGCAAGGTGGTCTGCGTCGGCCGCAACTACGCGGCACATGCCGAGGAGCTCGGCAACGACGTACCGCAGCAGCCGATGATCTTCCTGAAGCCGAACACCAGCGTGATCGGCCCGCGGGACGGCATCGTCTACCCGGAGCAGACCAACGACCTGCACTTCGAGGGCGAGCTCGCGATCGTGATCGGCCGGATCTGCCGGGACCTGCCCAAGGAGCGGGTCAACGAGGTGATCTTCGGCTACACGATCGCGAACGACGTCACCGCGCGCGACCTGCAGAAGAGCGACGGGCAGTGGGCCCGGGCCAAGGGGTTCGACACGTTCTGCCCGCTCGGTCCGTGGATCACCACCGAGCTCGACGCGTCCGACCTGCGGGTCAGCACCGAGCTGAACGGCGAGCCCAAGCAGGACGGGCGGACGTCGCAGTTCATCTTCGACATCCCCGAGGTGCTGGCCTACATCACCGCTTTCACCACGCTGCTGCCCGGTGACGTGGTGCTCACCGGTACCCCGGCGGGCGTCGGCCCGATGCTGCCCGGTGACGAGGTCTCGGTCAGCATCGAAGGAATCGGAACCCTCACGAACAAGGTGATCGTGCGTGACTGA
- a CDS encoding glycosyltransferase — translation MSVAVIVPCYNEAAAVRKVVTELRDSLPMAHIYVYDNNSTDDTAAIAADAGATVRHVARKGKGNVIRRAFADIEADVYVLIDGDDTYEAARAADLVQVLLAGPYDHVVGVRRHSNGAAYRPGHALGNQMLTGAVGTLFGRDITDMLSGYRAFSRRYVKSFPALAQEFEIETELTIHSLHLRVPVAEVEVGYKERPEGGESKLRTYRDGLRILRWILRLARLERPTLFHGVLAAVLGVVASVLGAPVVLEFLRTGLVPRFPTAILASSIGLIAILMLVLGYLLDAIGRSRQDAARLSYLRYPAPTQSRRVG, via the coding sequence ATGTCTGTCGCGGTGATCGTGCCCTGCTACAACGAAGCGGCAGCGGTGCGGAAGGTGGTCACCGAACTCCGCGACTCGTTGCCGATGGCCCACATCTATGTGTACGACAACAACTCCACTGACGACACGGCGGCGATCGCGGCGGACGCAGGAGCGACCGTCCGGCATGTCGCCCGCAAGGGCAAAGGAAACGTGATCCGGCGTGCGTTCGCGGACATCGAGGCGGACGTGTATGTGCTGATCGACGGTGACGACACGTACGAGGCGGCGCGGGCGGCCGACCTGGTGCAGGTCCTCCTGGCCGGACCTTACGACCACGTCGTCGGCGTACGGCGGCACTCGAACGGGGCGGCGTACCGGCCCGGTCACGCGCTGGGGAATCAGATGCTGACCGGTGCCGTCGGGACGTTGTTCGGCCGGGACATCACCGACATGTTGAGTGGCTACCGTGCCTTCTCGCGGCGGTACGTGAAGTCGTTCCCTGCGCTGGCGCAGGAGTTCGAGATCGAAACGGAGCTGACGATCCACTCGCTGCATCTACGGGTCCCGGTGGCGGAGGTCGAGGTCGGGTACAAGGAGCGGCCGGAAGGTGGCGAGAGCAAGCTGCGGACCTATCGCGACGGGCTGCGGATCCTGCGATGGATTCTGCGGCTCGCGCGGCTCGAGCGGCCGACGTTGTTCCATGGCGTGCTCGCGGCGGTCCTCGGGGTGGTGGCGTCGGTGCTCGGCGCTCCCGTCGTACTGGAGTTTCTGCGGACCGGTCTGGTGCCGCGGTTCCCGACGGCGATCCTCGCGTCCTCGATCGGTCTGATTGCGATCCTCATGCTGGTGCTGGGCTATCTGCTCGACGCGATCGGCCGGAGCCGGCAGGACGCCGCGCGCTTGAGCTACCTGCGGTATCCGGCACCTACGCAAAGCAGGCGGGTCGGATGA
- a CDS encoding sensor histidine kinase: MRSVRVSTATRAALVAGLIAALLALGFAVWIHHQIYTSRYHTLEQKADQDRSLLAEEMRTYKTLRPQADLTFQPVDAAYEIIDDSGRVLEVGQVLGPFGRTPIAPAPHPGAPENDSRFVTVRALPLNAPCTSRQPPAYCDVARGMAGRRLWTSREIVPLERIKEGSAPGRSVVVSVFVLPFEAEEAAAEVDRVLARTLPLAVLLIMIGAYFGTRLALRPVERMRAQAAATSQRNLHERLPVPSTGDVVARLATTLNDTLARLEAAAEQQRGFVADAAHELRSPIASLRTTLEVAREHPDRADWRQVNDAAVREIHRLQQLADDLLLMARLDADRSTSRTPVDLAELVRRQLARRLGEGPDLGFESAESAIVDGDARQLDRLVRNLIDNAMRHARTTVTVRIEEQPGYVVLQVDDDGAGIKTADRERVFERFTRLDEARSRDAGGAGLGLAIAREIAHGHDSTLTAAEAPAGGARFTLTLQAPAGQTKTPPTE, translated from the coding sequence ATGCGTAGCGTCCGCGTCTCGACCGCCACCCGCGCCGCCCTGGTAGCAGGCCTGATCGCCGCGCTCCTCGCCCTCGGCTTCGCGGTGTGGATCCACCACCAGATCTACACCTCCCGCTACCACACCCTCGAACAGAAGGCCGACCAGGACCGGAGCCTGCTCGCGGAGGAGATGCGGACCTACAAGACCCTCAGACCGCAGGCTGACCTGACGTTCCAGCCGGTCGATGCGGCCTACGAGATCATCGACGACTCGGGCCGGGTCCTCGAGGTGGGCCAGGTTCTCGGCCCGTTCGGCCGGACTCCGATCGCGCCTGCCCCGCACCCCGGCGCCCCGGAGAACGACAGCAGGTTCGTGACCGTTCGCGCCCTCCCGCTCAACGCGCCGTGCACGAGCCGGCAGCCCCCTGCCTATTGCGACGTCGCCAGAGGAATGGCCGGCCGCCGCTTGTGGACGAGCCGGGAGATCGTGCCGTTGGAAAGGATCAAGGAAGGGAGCGCTCCGGGGCGAAGCGTGGTGGTCTCGGTGTTCGTGCTGCCATTCGAGGCCGAGGAGGCTGCCGCCGAGGTGGACCGGGTGCTCGCGCGGACGCTGCCCTTGGCGGTGCTGCTGATCATGATCGGTGCCTACTTCGGGACGCGGCTGGCGCTGCGGCCGGTGGAGCGGATGCGAGCGCAGGCAGCGGCGACCAGTCAGCGGAACCTCCACGAGCGCCTGCCGGTTCCCTCGACCGGGGATGTCGTGGCCCGGCTCGCGACGACCCTGAACGACACTCTCGCGCGGCTGGAGGCGGCCGCCGAGCAGCAGCGCGGCTTCGTCGCCGATGCAGCACACGAACTGCGCAGCCCGATCGCCAGTCTGCGCACCACCTTGGAAGTGGCCAGGGAGCATCCGGACCGGGCGGACTGGCGTCAGGTGAACGACGCCGCAGTCCGCGAGATCCACCGGTTGCAGCAGTTGGCCGACGACCTGCTGCTGATGGCGCGGCTCGACGCCGATCGGTCGACCTCCCGCACGCCCGTCGACCTCGCCGAGCTGGTTCGGCGGCAGCTCGCCCGACGCCTCGGCGAAGGGCCGGACCTCGGGTTCGAATCGGCCGAGTCCGCGATCGTCGACGGTGACGCCCGGCAGCTGGATCGGCTGGTCCGCAACCTGATCGACAACGCGATGCGGCATGCCCGGACCACCGTGACCGTGCGGATCGAGGAGCAGCCCGGGTACGTCGTACTGCAGGTCGACGACGATGGGGCCGGGATCAAGACCGCGGACCGCGAGCGGGTGTTCGAGCGGTTCACCCGGCTGGACGAAGCGCGCAGCCGCGACGCCGGCGGAGCAGGACTAGGGCTGGCCATCGCACGGGAAATTGCTCACGGCCACGACAGCACTCTGACGGCCGCTGAAGCTCCCGCCGGCGGTGCTCGATTCACGCTGACCCTGCAGGCGCCGGCCGGACAAACGAAAACGCCCCCCACCGAGTGA
- a CDS encoding GNAT family N-acetyltransferase — protein MTVEIRAAVPAEYDAVGELTVEAYSHDGFVKGEYAMTLRAAADRAAKAELWVAADASGLLGTVTYCPVGSVYREIGRDDEGEFRMLGVAGRARGLGIGTALTERCISRTRELGQRRIVMSSAVYMTTAHRIYERLGFVRLPERDWSPIPGVDLYAFALDL, from the coding sequence GTGACTGTTGAGATCCGGGCGGCTGTTCCGGCGGAGTACGACGCGGTCGGCGAGCTGACCGTGGAGGCGTACTCGCACGACGGCTTCGTCAAGGGTGAGTACGCGATGACGCTGCGTGCAGCCGCGGACCGGGCCGCGAAGGCGGAGCTGTGGGTCGCGGCCGATGCTTCCGGCCTGCTGGGCACTGTCACCTACTGTCCTGTCGGCTCGGTCTACCGCGAGATCGGGCGGGACGACGAGGGCGAGTTCCGGATGCTCGGCGTGGCCGGTCGCGCGCGGGGCCTGGGAATCGGGACCGCGCTGACCGAGCGTTGCATCTCGCGAACGCGTGAGCTCGGGCAGCGGCGAATCGTCATGAGCAGCGCCGTCTACATGACCACGGCGCACCGCATCTACGAACGCCTCGGCTTCGTCCGCCTGCCGGAACGCGACTGGTCCCCCATCCCGGGCGTCGATCTGTACGCGTTCGCCCTGGACCTATGA